From Streptomyces sp. NBC_00683, one genomic window encodes:
- a CDS encoding M23 family metallopeptidase, producing MNDQHPHAGYVGYDSHSTGSFDTDPLFGTLPGHHDGSHETYDSSYTAAYDSTYGGYGNAYPAEPQSHSVPYDPTQWDTGGHQQAQQAPYDAYGAQAHPAQQTYETTATWLPDGGIPPQAGAPEATGQWDTTGWDHTGQADQWATSDTGAFPTTTFSDTSYATGTYTAPAFETPGYGTGAYETVDTGAYDATAWNTGATPENTAYAPEQTSYPSYEHQSAPYESYETAEFSAHGAGTEATEYAESADYADTNGYTGTADYAETAEFAETADYTGTGTDGALEADEPDPAAEATGTAHSADAHADGDTDIPAARTSTAQRPVGRSAPRGGGGSRGRRRTPAKRSALLTVAVPSACVMSVAGIAAASVSGVGGADEQKDDTTTVAAADPGTVKPVAANNKLDTQLANLSADAENFADRASRTQERIDLKERQAAEKKKREEEAARREAARPKFVLPVKQHGLSAYYGQAGVNWMSVHTGIDFPVAYGTPVMAATDGTVRTQWNSAYGNMAIVTAADGTETWYCHLSTTKIRSGSVKAGDVIAFSGNSGNSTGPHLHFEVRPGGGSAIDPMPWLRSHGINPN from the coding sequence GTGAACGACCAGCACCCCCACGCCGGGTACGTCGGATACGACAGCCACTCCACCGGCAGCTTCGACACCGACCCGCTCTTCGGGACTCTTCCCGGTCATCACGACGGCAGTCACGAGACGTACGACAGCAGTTACACGGCTGCGTACGACAGCACCTACGGCGGCTACGGAAACGCGTATCCGGCAGAGCCGCAGAGCCACAGCGTCCCGTACGACCCCACCCAGTGGGACACCGGCGGACACCAGCAGGCTCAGCAGGCCCCGTACGACGCGTACGGCGCCCAGGCCCATCCGGCGCAGCAGACGTACGAGACCACCGCCACCTGGCTGCCCGACGGCGGGATTCCCCCGCAGGCCGGCGCGCCGGAGGCGACGGGCCAGTGGGACACCACCGGCTGGGACCACACGGGCCAGGCCGACCAGTGGGCGACGAGCGACACCGGCGCCTTCCCCACCACCACGTTCAGCGACACGTCCTACGCCACGGGCACCTACACGGCCCCGGCCTTCGAGACTCCCGGCTACGGGACCGGCGCCTACGAAACCGTCGACACCGGCGCGTACGACGCCACCGCCTGGAACACCGGCGCCACGCCCGAGAACACGGCGTACGCACCCGAACAGACGTCGTACCCCTCGTACGAACACCAGTCGGCGCCCTACGAGTCCTACGAGACGGCCGAGTTCAGCGCCCACGGCGCCGGGACCGAGGCCACGGAGTACGCCGAGTCCGCGGACTACGCGGACACCAACGGGTACACCGGGACCGCGGACTACGCCGAGACCGCCGAGTTCGCGGAGACCGCCGACTACACGGGCACCGGCACCGACGGGGCCCTGGAAGCCGACGAGCCCGACCCGGCCGCCGAGGCCACCGGCACCGCGCACTCCGCCGACGCACACGCCGACGGCGACACCGACATCCCCGCGGCCCGCACCTCCACCGCCCAGCGCCCCGTGGGCCGTTCGGCCCCGCGCGGCGGTGGCGGCAGCCGAGGCCGGCGCCGCACCCCCGCCAAGCGTTCCGCCCTCCTCACCGTCGCCGTCCCCTCCGCCTGCGTCATGAGCGTCGCCGGCATCGCCGCCGCCTCCGTGAGCGGTGTCGGTGGCGCCGACGAGCAGAAGGACGACACCACGACCGTGGCTGCCGCCGACCCGGGCACCGTCAAGCCCGTCGCGGCCAACAACAAGCTGGACACCCAGCTCGCCAACCTCAGCGCCGACGCGGAGAACTTCGCGGACCGTGCCAGCCGCACCCAGGAGCGCATCGACCTGAAGGAGCGGCAGGCCGCCGAGAAGAAGAAGCGCGAGGAAGAGGCCGCCCGCCGCGAGGCAGCGCGCCCCAAGTTCGTCCTCCCGGTCAAGCAGCACGGCCTCAGCGCGTACTACGGCCAGGCCGGAGTGAACTGGATGTCCGTCCACACGGGCATCGACTTCCCCGTCGCGTACGGCACCCCCGTGATGGCGGCGACCGACGGCACCGTGCGCACCCAGTGGAACAGCGCCTACGGGAACATGGCCATCGTCACCGCGGCCGACGGCACCGAGACCTGGTACTGCCACCTCAGCACCACGAAGATCCGTTCGGGCTCGGTCAAGGCCGGCGACGTCATCGCGTTCTCCGGGAACTCCGGGAACTCCACCGGCCCGCACCTGCACTTCGAGGTACGGCCCGGCGGCGGCTCGGCTATCGACCCGATGCCGTGGCTCCGCAGCCACGGCATCAACCCCAACTGA
- a CDS encoding esterase/lipase family protein, with translation MKVLSFLPLLMRQSCLYPSRLTSALVRATALELVILAGHLLIYPTGMTPERRLPTAPPGPGHEAGPENGPETAGDRQSPGHPDSPGHPDTPHATLSATGTTALPARSLDRPPVVLLHGFIDNRSVFVLLRRSLARHGWRHLESLNYSPLTCDIRTAAELLDRHVEEICARTGHTEVDIVGHSLGGLIARYYVQRLGGDRRVRTLVTLGTPHGGTAAAPLAGAHPIVRQMRSGSPLIEELRRPAPGCRTRFISFWSELDRVMLPVETACVDHPDLDAQNVRVTGIGHLALPVHPAVAAAIRQALESDDTVIGTQGASSVA, from the coding sequence ATGAAGGTCCTGTCCTTCCTTCCCCTACTGATGCGCCAGTCGTGTCTGTATCCGAGCCGGCTGACATCGGCGCTGGTCAGAGCCACCGCACTGGAGCTGGTGATCCTCGCGGGACACCTCCTCATCTACCCCACCGGCATGACCCCCGAGCGCCGGCTCCCCACCGCCCCTCCCGGCCCCGGACACGAAGCCGGTCCCGAGAACGGTCCCGAAACCGCGGGTGACCGGCAGAGCCCCGGTCACCCGGACAGCCCTGGTCACCCGGACACCCCCCACGCCACTCTTTCGGCGACCGGAACCACCGCCCTCCCGGCCCGGTCCCTCGACCGGCCGCCCGTCGTCCTCCTGCACGGCTTCATCGACAACCGCTCGGTCTTCGTCCTGCTCCGCCGCTCCCTGGCCCGGCACGGCTGGCGCCATCTCGAGTCGCTGAACTACTCGCCCCTGACCTGCGACATCCGCACGGCGGCAGAGCTGCTGGACCGGCACGTCGAGGAGATCTGCGCCCGCACCGGACACACCGAGGTCGACATCGTCGGGCACAGCCTGGGCGGCCTGATAGCGCGCTACTACGTACAGCGACTGGGAGGTGACCGGCGGGTGCGCACCCTGGTCACCCTCGGCACGCCGCACGGCGGCACGGCCGCCGCCCCGCTGGCCGGTGCGCACCCGATCGTGCGCCAGATGCGCAGCGGCTCCCCCCTGATCGAGGAGCTGCGCCGGCCGGCCCCGGGCTGCCGGACACGGTTCATCAGTTTCTGGAGCGAACTGGACCGGGTCATGCTCCCCGTCGAGACAGCCTGCGTCGACCACCCCGACCTCGACGCGCAGAACGTGCGCGTGACCGGTATCGGACATCTCGCACTGCCGGTGCATCCCGCCGTCGCGGCCGCGATCCGTCAGGCACTCGAGTCCGACGACACGGTCATCGGCACCCAAGGGGCCTCTTCAGTCGCCTGA
- a CDS encoding VWA domain-containing protein: protein MTAAPEDGEERLRRWRMVLGADSAESTGCTLAGRDVAMDGALTALYGGGKKPGGRGGNERSAGLGASAPSVARWLGDIRTYFPSSVVQIMQRDAIDRLGLSALLMEPEMLEAVEPDVHLVGTLLSLSKAMPETTKETARAVVRKVVEDLEKRLATRTRATLTGALDRSARISRPRHRDIDWDRTIRANLKNYLPEHRTIVPERLIGYGRAAQSVKKDVILCIDQSGSMAASVVHASVFGAVLASMRTLATRLVVFDTAVVDLTDQLDDPVDVLFGVQLGGGTDINRALAYCQSKITRPADTVVVLISDLYEGGIRDEMIKRVAAMKASGVQFVTLLALSDEGAPAYDREHAAALGALGAPAFACTPDLFPEVMAAAIEKRPLPIPDSEVPA, encoded by the coding sequence ATGACTGCAGCTCCGGAGGACGGGGAAGAGCGGCTGCGCCGCTGGCGCATGGTCCTCGGCGCGGACAGCGCCGAGAGCACGGGCTGCACGCTCGCCGGCCGCGATGTCGCGATGGACGGTGCGCTGACCGCGCTGTACGGCGGTGGGAAGAAGCCGGGCGGTCGGGGCGGCAACGAGCGCTCCGCGGGACTCGGGGCATCCGCGCCCTCCGTGGCCCGCTGGCTCGGCGACATCCGCACCTACTTCCCGAGCTCCGTCGTCCAGATCATGCAGCGCGACGCGATCGACCGCCTCGGACTGTCCGCCCTGCTCATGGAGCCGGAGATGCTGGAGGCCGTCGAGCCGGACGTCCACCTCGTCGGCACGCTGCTCTCGCTCAGCAAGGCCATGCCCGAGACGACGAAGGAGACGGCACGCGCGGTCGTCCGCAAGGTCGTCGAGGATCTGGAGAAGCGGCTGGCCACGCGTACGAGAGCGACGCTCACCGGGGCGCTCGACCGCTCGGCGCGGATCAGCCGGCCACGGCACCGGGACATCGACTGGGACCGCACCATCCGGGCCAACCTCAAGAACTACCTGCCGGAACACCGCACGATCGTTCCCGAGCGCCTCATCGGATACGGGCGGGCGGCGCAGTCGGTGAAGAAGGACGTCATCCTCTGCATCGACCAGTCGGGGTCCATGGCGGCATCCGTCGTCCACGCCTCGGTATTCGGAGCGGTGCTCGCTTCCATGCGCACGCTGGCGACCCGGCTCGTCGTGTTCGACACGGCCGTCGTCGACCTCACCGACCAGCTCGACGACCCGGTCGACGTCCTGTTCGGCGTGCAGCTCGGCGGAGGTACGGACATCAACCGGGCGCTCGCCTACTGCCAGTCGAAGATCACCCGGCCCGCCGACACCGTCGTCGTGCTCATCAGTGATCTCTACGAGGGCGGCATCCGTGACGAGATGATCAAGCGGGTCGCCGCCATGAAGGCCTCCGGCGTGCAGTTCGTGACGCTCCTCGCGCTCTCGGACGAGGGCGCACCCGCCTACGACCGGGAGCACGCGGCCGCGCTGGGGGCGCTCGGCGCACCGGCCTTCGCCTGCACACCGGATCTGTTTCCGGAGGTGATGGCCGCGGCCATCGAGAAACGTCCTCTGCCGATACCGGACAGCGAGGTCCCGGCCTGA
- a CDS encoding DUF5682 family protein: MTAALRPAARERAGGPLLLGVRHHGPGSARAVRAALDCAQPRAVLIEGPPEGDALLALAADEQMRPPVALLAHAVDDPGRAAFWPLAEFSPEWVAIRWALAHEVPVRFMDLPAAHSLAMTEQNERTEQGERTDQGGQPESRPGDAQVIDPIGVLARTAGYDDPERWWEDVVEHRGTGDAPEDPRAPFEALAEAMTALREAYGDGGHPRDAVREAYMRIQLRTARKEFGDDIAVVCGAWHVPALAARTTVSADRALLKGIPKVRTELTWVPWTHRRLARHSGYGAGIDSPGWYGHLFGAPDRPIERWMTKVAGLLRDEDRFVSSAHVIEAVRLAGALAAMRGRPLPGLAEATDAVRAVMCEGSDVPLALVHDRLVVGETLGEVPDSAPAVPLQRDLTRLQRTLRLKPEAQERDVDLDLRKETDAARSRLLHRLGLLGVGWGDPAAGRGSTGTFRESWRLRWEPELFVRIAEAGVWGTTVLSAATARTESDAVSATALAEVTALAERCLLADLPDALPVVMKALADRAALDADVGHLADALPALARSLRYGDVRSTDTAALGEVAVGLAERICVGLPPACTGLDADGAAQLHRQVDGVHTAIGLLATGAASAQGLRERWAGVLHRLSARDTVAGVIRGRATRLLLDDGRLAEDDAARLMGLALSPGTPPADAAAWIEGFVGGAAGGGMLLVHDERLLGLVDAWLTGVPAEMFTDVLPLLRRTFSAYDPGVRRTLGELVRRGPDPGRAHGGAEAAAPGFGAGLDAERADAVVPVLWLLLGTGTGPGTGTGTGPGAERAAAG; encoded by the coding sequence ATGACGGCCGCCCTCCGCCCGGCCGCGCGGGAACGCGCGGGCGGCCCGCTGCTGCTGGGGGTCCGTCATCACGGGCCCGGATCCGCGAGAGCGGTCCGGGCCGCCCTGGACTGCGCACAGCCGCGTGCCGTGCTCATAGAAGGGCCGCCGGAGGGTGACGCGCTGCTGGCGCTCGCCGCCGACGAGCAGATGCGGCCGCCCGTCGCACTGCTCGCCCATGCCGTGGACGATCCGGGGCGCGCCGCGTTCTGGCCGCTGGCCGAGTTCTCCCCCGAGTGGGTCGCGATCCGGTGGGCGCTCGCGCACGAGGTCCCGGTGCGCTTCATGGACCTGCCCGCCGCGCATTCCCTGGCCATGACGGAGCAGAACGAACGGACGGAACAGGGCGAGCGGACGGATCAGGGCGGGCAGCCCGAGAGCCGGCCGGGCGATGCGCAGGTCATCGATCCGATCGGTGTCCTCGCCAGGACCGCCGGCTACGACGACCCGGAGCGCTGGTGGGAGGACGTCGTCGAGCACCGTGGCACCGGCGACGCTCCGGAAGACCCGCGGGCACCCTTCGAGGCGCTCGCCGAGGCGATGACGGCGCTGCGCGAGGCGTACGGGGACGGAGGGCACCCCCGGGACGCCGTACGGGAGGCGTACATGCGCATTCAGCTGCGCACCGCCCGCAAGGAGTTCGGTGACGACATCGCCGTTGTCTGCGGTGCCTGGCATGTTCCCGCGCTGGCCGCGAGGACGACAGTCTCCGCCGACAGGGCACTCCTGAAGGGGATTCCCAAGGTCAGGACCGAGCTGACCTGGGTGCCGTGGACCCACCGCAGACTTGCCCGGCACAGCGGATACGGCGCGGGGATCGACTCCCCCGGCTGGTACGGGCATCTGTTCGGTGCTCCCGACCGGCCCATCGAGCGATGGATGACGAAGGTCGCCGGACTCCTGCGCGACGAGGACAGGTTCGTCTCCTCCGCCCATGTCATCGAGGCCGTCCGGCTGGCCGGGGCGCTGGCCGCCATGAGGGGCCGCCCGCTCCCCGGACTGGCCGAGGCCACCGACGCGGTCCGGGCTGTGATGTGCGAGGGGTCCGACGTGCCACTCGCCCTCGTGCACGACCGGCTGGTCGTCGGGGAGACGCTCGGCGAGGTACCCGACAGCGCGCCCGCCGTGCCCCTGCAGCGAGACCTGACGCGCCTGCAGCGCACCCTCCGGCTCAAGCCGGAGGCGCAGGAGCGGGATGTGGACCTCGACCTGCGCAAGGAGACCGACGCGGCCCGCAGCAGACTGCTGCACCGGCTGGGGCTCCTCGGAGTCGGCTGGGGCGATCCCGCCGCGGGCCGGGGGAGTACGGGGACGTTCCGGGAGAGCTGGCGGCTGCGCTGGGAGCCCGAGCTGTTCGTACGGATCGCGGAAGCCGGGGTGTGGGGCACCACGGTGCTCTCCGCCGCGACCGCCCGCACCGAATCGGACGCCGTCTCGGCGACCGCCCTCGCCGAGGTGACCGCGCTCGCCGAGCGGTGCCTGCTCGCGGACCTCCCCGACGCGCTGCCCGTTGTGATGAAGGCCCTCGCCGACCGTGCCGCCCTCGACGCGGACGTGGGCCACCTCGCCGACGCGCTGCCGGCCCTGGCCCGCTCCCTGCGGTACGGGGATGTGCGGTCCACGGACACGGCCGCACTGGGAGAGGTCGCCGTCGGTCTCGCCGAGCGGATCTGCGTGGGTCTGCCGCCCGCGTGCACCGGTCTCGACGCGGACGGCGCTGCACAGCTGCACCGCCAGGTCGACGGTGTGCACACGGCGATCGGCCTGCTCGCCACAGGAGCCGCATCCGCCCAGGGGCTGCGGGAGCGCTGGGCCGGGGTTCTGCACAGGCTGTCCGCCAGGGACACGGTCGCGGGCGTGATCCGGGGGCGTGCCACGCGCCTGCTGCTCGACGACGGGCGTCTCGCCGAGGACGACGCGGCCCGGCTGATGGGGCTGGCCCTCTCGCCCGGCACACCACCGGCCGACGCCGCCGCCTGGATCGAGGGCTTCGTGGGCGGGGCGGCGGGCGGCGGGATGCTGCTCGTCCACGACGAACGGCTCCTCGGACTCGTGGACGCCTGGCTGACGGGCGTACCGGCGGAGATGTTCACGGACGTACTGCCGCTGCTGCGCCGTACGTTCTCGGCCTACGACCCCGGTGTACGCCGCACCCTGGGGGAGCTCGTCCGCCGGGGCCCGGACCCCGGGAGGGCGCACGGTGGTGCGGAGGCGGCCGCACCGGGCTTCGGCGCCGGACTCGATGCGGAGCGCGCGGACGCGGTCGTCCCGGTGCTATGGCTGCTGCTCGGAACCGGAACCGGCCCCGGAACCGGAACCGGAACCGGCCCCGGAGCGGAACGGGCGGCGGCCGGATGA
- a CDS encoding DUF5691 domain-containing protein, whose amino-acid sequence MSTTTTTGAPVNAPWEELVTSALLGTDRRPPPTGSGPADGPAALLDAAALHTVRRRAALLPATGAAVPEAAPPDPRPPLPAAARRRLAQLLADRSAPSGSGRRGTAPDLTELIPQWLASAGARGFRAPADLLPALLDAARARTDLRPHALAFAGPRGLWLATLNPEWKFALRASTNRSRLPSTEDQEAVVRLWEEGLFAERVALLGAVRAQDPAAARALLATTWSTERAEDRLMFLDSLRTGLSSDDETFLEEALSDRSRNVRSTAAELLSALPDSALARRMAARATSCVNPDRTGGEEAIAVEAPHECDAAMQRDGVAPVPPSGRGERSWWLGQLVEATPLTVWRERFGGRAAQKVVALPVADDWGAELHAAWCRAAVRQRDPEWARALLGAPSTPPASGPGTASLAERSKLLAILPTAERADWVAGFIAAHGLSEAFQLLGVCAVPWAEPLGRSVVDALDIARDAGSYPWSFSGVMGLAERCLDPAEADRLEVLTTTPDEPEGASPGAGGYWSEAFRRLVSTLRLRAAMDAELAQAA is encoded by the coding sequence ATGTCCACGACGACAACGACCGGCGCGCCGGTGAACGCCCCCTGGGAGGAGCTCGTCACCTCTGCGCTGCTCGGCACCGACCGGCGCCCGCCACCCACGGGAAGCGGACCGGCGGACGGCCCTGCCGCACTGCTGGACGCCGCGGCGCTCCACACCGTGCGGCGCCGGGCCGCTCTGCTGCCGGCCACCGGGGCCGCCGTGCCGGAAGCGGCGCCCCCCGACCCCCGGCCGCCGCTTCCGGCGGCGGCCAGACGCCGGCTCGCCCAGCTGCTCGCCGACCGTTCCGCGCCCTCCGGCAGCGGGCGCCGGGGGACGGCCCCCGACCTCACGGAGCTCATCCCCCAGTGGCTGGCCTCCGCGGGTGCCCGCGGATTCCGCGCTCCCGCGGACCTGCTGCCCGCACTGCTGGACGCAGCCCGGGCGCGTACGGATCTGCGGCCGCACGCGCTGGCGTTCGCCGGGCCTCGCGGGCTCTGGCTGGCGACCCTGAATCCGGAGTGGAAATTCGCGCTCCGCGCTTCCACGAACCGCTCCCGCCTGCCTTCCACCGAGGACCAGGAGGCAGTGGTCCGGCTCTGGGAGGAAGGCCTGTTCGCGGAGCGGGTCGCGCTGCTCGGTGCAGTACGGGCGCAGGATCCCGCCGCGGCCCGTGCCCTGCTCGCCACCACCTGGTCCACGGAGCGTGCCGAGGACCGGCTGATGTTCCTCGACTCCCTGCGCACCGGTCTCTCGTCCGACGACGAGACGTTCCTGGAGGAGGCCCTGTCCGACCGCAGCCGCAACGTCCGCTCCACCGCCGCCGAGCTGCTGTCGGCTCTGCCGGATTCGGCGCTCGCCCGGCGGATGGCGGCCCGGGCCACCTCCTGTGTGAACCCGGACCGTACGGGCGGCGAGGAGGCCATCGCCGTGGAGGCCCCGCACGAGTGCGACGCGGCCATGCAGCGCGACGGCGTGGCCCCGGTGCCCCCGTCGGGCCGGGGCGAACGATCATGGTGGCTAGGGCAGTTGGTGGAGGCGACCCCACTGACTGTCTGGCGGGAGAGGTTCGGCGGACGTGCCGCCCAAAAGGTCGTCGCCCTGCCCGTCGCCGACGACTGGGGCGCGGAACTGCACGCGGCCTGGTGCCGCGCTGCCGTACGCCAGCGGGATCCGGAGTGGGCGCGCGCCCTGCTGGGCGCCCCCTCGACACCTCCGGCGAGCGGTCCAGGAACGGCTTCCCTGGCCGAGCGTTCGAAGCTGCTCGCCATACTGCCCACGGCCGAACGGGCCGACTGGGTAGCCGGCTTCATCGCGGCGCACGGCTTGTCGGAGGCGTTCCAGCTGCTGGGCGTCTGCGCGGTCCCCTGGGCCGAGCCGCTCGGCCGCTCGGTGGTCGACGCACTGGACATCGCCCGGGACGCCGGCAGCTACCCATGGAGCTTCAGCGGGGTCATGGGGCTGGCCGAGCGCTGTCTCGACCCTGCGGAGGCGGACCGTCTCGAGGTGCTCACCACCACGCCGGACGAGCCGGAAGGTGCCTCGCCCGGTGCGGGTGGCTACTGGTCGGAGGCGTTCCGGAGGCTGGTCTCCACCCTGCGTCTGCGCGCGGCCATGGACGCGGAACTGGCGCAGGCAGCCTGA
- a CDS encoding SWIM zinc finger family protein → MLLSHGGEPSGAADPVARWTVEQVLALAPDDASRKAGSRLGAAGPWSEAGHGGTGTVWGLCKGSGSKPYRTVVDTTGPAYKCSCPSRKFPCKHALGLLLLWASDGSALREGEAPEWAGEWLEGRRRRAAERAAAPAAGEGPAAGLADPEAARRRADRRAERITGGAQELEQRLTDLLRGGLAAADRSGYALWEETAARMVDAQAPGLAGRVRELGAIPASGPGWPVRLLEECALLHLLDSAWLGLDRLPEPLAATVRTRVGLTSPAEGPAVRDRWLVLAQYDTQDGKIVTRRIWLHGEESGRTALLLSFGAAGRSPGQALPVGVTIDAEVTPYAGGGRLRGELGQQFGAPIASASPPPGGTTGDAVTAYGRALLDDPWLDSWPATLRDVIPVPSGDGWQLVGAADGSALPIAPSGLSRPGLWKLVALSGGGPVTVFGECGHRGFDPLAAWCAEASDDSAGATVALV, encoded by the coding sequence ATGCTGCTATCTCACGGGGGAGAACCCTCAGGCGCCGCCGATCCGGTGGCGCGCTGGACGGTGGAGCAGGTACTGGCCCTGGCTCCTGACGACGCATCACGCAAGGCGGGGAGCAGGCTCGGCGCGGCCGGTCCGTGGTCCGAGGCGGGCCACGGCGGTACGGGAACGGTGTGGGGGCTGTGCAAGGGCAGCGGCAGCAAGCCGTACCGCACGGTGGTGGACACCACGGGCCCTGCGTACAAGTGCAGTTGTCCGAGCCGGAAGTTCCCGTGCAAGCACGCGCTGGGGCTGCTGCTGCTCTGGGCTTCCGACGGCTCGGCGCTGCGGGAGGGCGAGGCGCCCGAGTGGGCCGGGGAGTGGCTGGAGGGACGGCGCAGGCGTGCCGCCGAGCGGGCCGCGGCACCGGCCGCGGGCGAGGGTCCGGCCGCAGGCCTGGCTGATCCGGAGGCCGCCAGACGGCGCGCCGACCGTCGGGCCGAGCGGATCACAGGGGGTGCTCAGGAGCTCGAGCAGCGTCTCACCGACCTGCTGCGCGGTGGCCTCGCGGCGGCCGACCGGTCGGGGTACGCGCTGTGGGAGGAGACCGCGGCCCGCATGGTCGACGCACAGGCCCCTGGACTCGCCGGGCGCGTAAGGGAGTTGGGCGCGATCCCGGCATCGGGCCCCGGCTGGCCGGTGCGGCTGCTCGAGGAGTGCGCGCTGCTGCATCTGCTGGACTCTGCGTGGCTCGGGCTGGACCGGCTGCCCGAACCACTGGCCGCGACGGTCCGTACGAGGGTGGGGCTGACCTCCCCGGCCGAGGGACCGGCGGTCCGCGACCGGTGGCTGGTCCTCGCCCAGTACGACACCCAGGACGGCAAGATCGTCACCCGTCGCATCTGGCTGCACGGGGAGGAGTCGGGGCGCACCGCTCTGCTGCTCTCCTTCGGGGCGGCGGGCCGCTCCCCCGGCCAGGCGCTGCCGGTGGGTGTGACGATCGACGCCGAAGTCACGCCGTACGCGGGCGGCGGGCGGCTACGGGGCGAGCTGGGCCAACAGTTCGGCGCGCCCATCGCCTCGGCATCCCCGCCACCCGGCGGCACCACGGGAGATGCGGTGACCGCGTACGGGCGTGCCCTGCTGGACGACCCCTGGCTGGATTCGTGGCCGGCCACCCTGCGCGACGTCATACCCGTGCCGTCCGGGGACGGCTGGCAACTGGTCGGCGCAGCGGACGGATCCGCGCTGCCGATCGCCCCGTCCGGGCTGTCCCGACCGGGCCTGTGGAAGCTCGTCGCGCTCTCCGGAGGCGGCCCCGTGACGGTGTTCGGGGAGTGCGGCCACCGCGGGTTCGACCCACTGGCCGCCTGGTGCGCGGAAGCCTCCGACGACAGCGCGGGCGCGACCGTGGCACTCGTCTGA
- a CDS encoding cobalamin B12-binding domain-containing protein, whose amino-acid sequence MGVTGPIRVVVAKPGLDGHDRGAKVIARALRDAGMEVIYTGLHQTPEQIVDTAIQEDADAIGLSILSGAHNTLFAKVIVLLKEREAEDIKVFGGGIIPEADIAPLKEQGVAEIFTPGATTASIVAWVNANVRQPAGA is encoded by the coding sequence ATGGGTGTGACCGGTCCGATCCGAGTGGTGGTGGCGAAGCCGGGCCTCGACGGCCACGACCGCGGGGCCAAGGTGATCGCGCGGGCGCTGCGGGATGCGGGTATGGAGGTCATCTATACCGGGCTCCACCAGACCCCCGAGCAGATCGTGGACACGGCGATCCAGGAGGATGCCGACGCGATCGGGCTGTCGATTCTCTCCGGTGCGCACAACACGCTCTTCGCGAAGGTCATCGTGCTGTTGAAGGAGCGCGAGGCGGAGGACATCAAGGTGTTCGGCGGCGGCATCATTCCCGAGGCGGACATCGCGCCGCTGAAGGAGCAGGGCGTGGCGGAGATCTTCACGCCGGGTGCGACGACCGCTTCGATCGTCGCCTGGGTGAACGCAAACGTCCGCCAGCCCGCTGGAGCCTGA
- a CDS encoding ATP-binding protein: protein MTVSVSTAVAAAEAGGEALRPHAEDAFADELKALAAADDRPRPVRWRLSPWAVATYLLGGTLPDGTLITPKYVGPRRLVEVAVTTLATDRALLLLGVPGTAKTWVSEHLAAAVSGDSTLLVQGTAGTPEEAVRYGWNYAQLLAHGPSRDALVPSPVMRAMSDGMTARVEELTRIPADVQDALITILSEKTLPVPELGQEVQAVRGFNLIATANDRDRGVNELSSALRRRFNTVVLPLPATPDAEVDIVSRRVDQIGRSLDLPAAPEGMAEIRRVVTVFRELRDGVTTDGRTKLKSPSGTLSTAEAISVVTNGLALAAHFGDGVLRPGDVAAGILGAVVRDPAADRVVWQEYLETVVRERDGWKDFYRACREVSV from the coding sequence ATGACCGTGTCCGTAAGCACCGCTGTCGCCGCCGCGGAGGCCGGCGGCGAGGCCCTGAGGCCGCACGCCGAGGACGCCTTCGCGGACGAGCTCAAGGCTCTCGCCGCTGCCGACGACCGCCCCAGGCCGGTCCGTTGGCGTCTGTCGCCGTGGGCCGTCGCCACCTATCTGCTCGGCGGGACACTCCCGGACGGGACACTGATCACGCCGAAGTACGTGGGCCCACGGCGCCTCGTCGAAGTCGCCGTGACCACGCTCGCCACCGACCGGGCCCTGCTCCTCCTGGGGGTGCCGGGCACCGCCAAGACATGGGTGTCCGAGCATCTCGCCGCGGCGGTCAGCGGAGACTCGACGCTGCTCGTCCAGGGCACGGCGGGGACACCGGAGGAAGCCGTTCGCTACGGCTGGAACTACGCGCAGTTGCTCGCCCACGGTCCCAGCCGCGACGCGCTGGTGCCGAGCCCGGTCATGCGGGCCATGTCCGACGGGATGACCGCCCGGGTCGAGGAGCTGACCCGCATCCCCGCCGATGTGCAGGACGCGCTGATCACGATCCTGTCGGAGAAGACACTCCCCGTTCCCGAGCTGGGACAGGAGGTCCAGGCCGTCCGCGGGTTCAACCTCATCGCCACGGCCAACGACCGCGACCGCGGAGTCAACGAGCTCTCCAGCGCCCTGCGACGCCGGTTCAACACCGTCGTGCTGCCCCTGCCCGCGACACCCGATGCCGAAGTGGACATCGTCTCCCGGCGCGTCGACCAGATCGGGCGCTCGCTCGACCTGCCCGCCGCTCCCGAGGGCATGGCCGAGATCAGGCGCGTCGTCACGGTCTTCCGGGAGCTGCGCGACGGCGTCACCACGGACGGCCGCACCAAGCTCAAGTCCCCGTCGGGGACTCTGTCCACGGCCGAGGCCATCTCCGTCGTCACCAACGGGCTCGCGCTCGCCGCCCACTTCGGCGACGGTGTGCTGCGGCCCGGCGACGTCGCGGCCGGCATCCTCGGCGCGGTCGTCAGGGACCCGGCAGCGGACCGTGTGGTCTGGCAGGAGTACCTGGAGACCGTGGTCCGGGAGCGGGACGGCTGGAAGGACTTCTACCGCGCCTGCCGCGAGGTCTCCGTATGA